The Desulfosoma sp. genomic interval CTAAGGCTCTTGAAACCGTTCCCTTGGGAGGGCCGGAACCTTTTGATGCGCGTTTGCCGCATGTTTGTCATTTGGCAGCCTGACGGGCTTGGACTCGAAGAGGAGGAAAAGAGGATGAAAAAGACGGTAAAATTCTTGGTTCTTTTGGTATGTGTGCAGGGAATGCTGGGAACAGCCTCGAAAGCTCTTCCGTGGGCCTGGGCGGGGCCTCCTTTGATGATTGTGGGAGACAGCCTGGGGGAAGGTGTGCAGTCCGCGGACGCCAATCTACGAACCCAACCCTACAGCTACGGGGTCTGGGTGGCGCGCCAGGCCGGCTGGAATCTCGTGTTGCCTTACATAGTCAGCGGCCCTTTAGGAGTGGTGGGGGATACTTCTGTTCGGTATAGGCTCTTTCCCTATACGACATCCAGCAATCTAGCCGTTTCCGGAGCAGATTCCTGGTCTGTTCTAAACGATCGAGCCCTAGCTTCATCTCCTCGAGCCATTTCCAACGAGACGGAACTGGTGCTCTTTCCCAGGATAGGAAGCCAGATCGAAATCGTTGAAGCCGTAAAGCCCACCACAGTCCTTTGCTGGATTGGAAGCAACGACGTGTTGTCCGCTGTTCTCGCTTTTGACCAATTGAATTCGACCCAAATTTCTCTGCTCATGACCAGGCCGGAAGACTTTGAGAAAAACTATAGAGAACTTGTCTCTCGATTGGGCGCCAGCGCAAAGCAAGTGGTTCTGGCCGACATTCCCGATGTGACTCACATCGGCTTTCTGCTCGACAATGATGACCTCGTTCGATTCTTGGGGCCTGGAAATTACCTCGATGAAGGCTCCAGAACAACTGTCGCCGCTTTGTTTTCGATCCGACTCGGTCTTGCCGACTTGAGTATTTTGCAAGACCCTAACTATGTGCTGGACTCGGATGAAACGGCACTCATTCAGGACCGGACCAACGCCTTGAACCAGATTATCTACGAGACGGCAACACAATACGGTTTTCCGGTGGTCAATATTTCCGAAAAATTTAACCAGATTGCAGAAAATCCGCCTTACTACTCAGGAGTCCCCATCACGCCTCGTTACCTGGGTGGGCTTTTTAGCCTCGATGGTGTGCACCCGTCCAATATCGGGCATGCCCTGGTAGCCAACGAGTTTCTCTCCACATTGAAGGTCCGATATGGTTGGAATGTGTCCACGCTCAATCAATCCATTCTGAACGATATTGCTGCTAAGGATCCCTTTGTGGACCTGGACGGGGATGGCCGAGTGCGAGGACGCCCTTTGGCCGGTATGCTGGAAACCCTCGGGCCTATTCTGGGTATTTCCGGCGACGTGAATGAGTCCATCCCGGAAAGGACATCAAAGTTCATGGAGCTGTCCGTCGAAGATCGTCAAGAAGCACTGAATATTCTGGACACGTTACGAGACCCTTCAGCGCGGGGCACAACCCTGTGGACGCCGGATCAGGTTCGTCAAGTCTTTCGCGAGCTCTTCCGCCTGTAACTCCATGCCCTGGAGGTGTGTCAAAACAGGGCATGGTGTGGTGGGAGTAGTGTTCCAGAACGTGCTGAAATAACCTTTAAAGATTCGTAGGAATGTGGATAAAGCAGAGCCGAAGGCGATGTCGCCTTCGGCTCCGCCTTTTCTCCTCAAAGCTTTTGTCTATCTTCAGTCGGTCTTGGAAGGTGAGGCGGGTTTTGATGACGGGTTCGAAGCCTGTTTTTTCCGTGCTCGTGTGGCGGATCTGGGCTGTTGTGCCGAAGCGGTCACGGCAGGCTGGGTTTTTTCAAAGAAGTCTTTTGCGGAAAGCAGCCCTTACTTCATAGAATGAGAGCGGCTGCGAATAGAGCTACAAGAAGAAGCCACAGGCTTCAGGCTCTTAACTTTTCGGCATGGGGATCCTTGAGAGTCCTCTGGGTTCCTTCGGGAAGCCGAGCGACTCCGGTGAGGGTTTTTCCAAGGGGAATATTGAGTCGTGCGCCGATCTTCACAGCCCAGCCACAAGCATCGAGGATGAGTTTTCAGGTTGCGCCGGCGTCATTTCAGCCATGGGATGATCACGGACGGGCCGGAAATGGCCGGCACAAGACCTGCGAGAGCCAGAAGGATTTGCCACCGTTGCAGGGTCATCAAGCCGGTCATGAAGGAAGTCAAGGCTGTTCCAAGAGCGCCAAAGGCGCGACCGATCAGCGTAGAACTGACTTTCTTCAACTTCCCTGAAGTAGAATGGATTGCCTGAAAACGAGCTGCATCATGGAATGGCTCAACAAGGAATTTAGACACAGAACCAGACCAATGGAAACCCCGGCAGGAGAGTTCTCCAGGGACGCCCTGCCTGCCTTTTTTGCCTTTAAAATGGAAGCACACCTGAGGTCAAACCCTCTGGGAAAAGAGCGAAAAAACCTAGCAATACGGCAAAGTTTGGAAGGCAGAAAGTTGACACAAAATGCTGGGCATTAACGGAACTTTGAGGCTCTGTTCAGGCCACCTTTTGAGATGGATGGTGTTGCATCCTCATGAAGTCTTGACTATGATACAAAGTAAATTGCATGATAAAGCAGTGCTTTGAGAAAATGATCTGCTTGGGGTTTCGGTATGATTCAACCCGTGGATCAAAATCCTACTTTCTCGCCCTTTGACCGGAATGCGACCACCGTCTCCCGCCATGACAAAGTTCAGAATCTTTCGGAAGTAGAGATTAAGCAAGTCCAGAAGCTACAACAACGTGATCGTGAAGTTCGAGCCCATGAACAGGCCCACATCGTCGCCGGGGGACGCTACGTTCGAGGAGCGGCCCGTTTCGAATATCAGCGAG includes:
- a CDS encoding GDSL-type esterase/lipase family protein: MKKTVKFLVLLVCVQGMLGTASKALPWAWAGPPLMIVGDSLGEGVQSADANLRTQPYSYGVWVARQAGWNLVLPYIVSGPLGVVGDTSVRYRLFPYTTSSNLAVSGADSWSVLNDRALASSPRAISNETELVLFPRIGSQIEIVEAVKPTTVLCWIGSNDVLSAVLAFDQLNSTQISLLMTRPEDFEKNYRELVSRLGASAKQVVLADIPDVTHIGFLLDNDDLVRFLGPGNYLDEGSRTTVAALFSIRLGLADLSILQDPNYVLDSDETALIQDRTNALNQIIYETATQYGFPVVNISEKFNQIAENPPYYSGVPITPRYLGGLFSLDGVHPSNIGHALVANEFLSTLKVRYGWNVSTLNQSILNDIAAKDPFVDLDGDGRVRGRPLAGMLETLGPILGISGDVNESIPERTSKFMELSVEDRQEALNILDTLRDPSARGTTLWTPDQVRQVFRELFRL